In Arachis stenosperma cultivar V10309 chromosome 1, arast.V10309.gnm1.PFL2, whole genome shotgun sequence, one DNA window encodes the following:
- the LOC130968732 gene encoding conserved oligomeric Golgi complex subunit 2 gives MADPMPAPPRSATDLFSDPLDSRPLWFKPASFLSPDFDSESYISELRTFVPFDTLRSELNSYLSSLNHELIDLINRDYADFVNLSTKLVDVDAAVVRMRAPLVELREKIEQFRGSVEVSLVAIKNGLKQRSEAAAARETLELLLDTFHVVSKVEKLIKELPSVPTDWSNGDGSLTDKNSLSNGVSVQHVENGTSVRETQSMLLERIASEMNRLKFYVTHAKNLPFIENMEKRIQNASQIVDASLGHCFADGLEHRDATAIYNCLRAYAAIDNTKNAEELFRTTIVAPLIQKIIPHGPSAVAAGSSGDELDNDYQQIKECIAKDCKFLLDISSAENSGLHVFDFLANSILKEVLSSIQKGKPSAFSPGKPAEFLKNYKASLDFLAYLEGYCPSRLAVAKFRSEAIYIEFMKQWNIGVYFSLRFQEIAKSLDDVLSTSSLVPLQDTVSGKENRVLTLKQSVTLLESMRSCWREDVLVLSCSDKFLRLSLQLLSRYSNWLLSGLNARKSHSTNTNTGFQWAVSAAIDDFIYVIHDIRCLEEHVRGDYLEHVLQLLSSCSPDVLESVRQSILQGGQSLKSIEPLVTKAVVESLVEKSVEDLRQMKGITATYRMTNKPLPVKHSPYVAGVLRPLKAFLDGERATRYLTSESRDEILLSAATEITDRYYELASDLVNVARKTEFSLQKIRQSAQRRAGASSDVSDNNVSDTGKICMQLFLDIQEYASNLSALGVEAVKIASYRSLWQCVAPADKQNTI, from the exons ATGGCGGATCCGATGCCGGCGCCACCAAGATCTGCCACGGACCTTTTCTCGGATCCGCTGGACTCCCGCCCTCTGTGGTTCAAACCGGCGTCGTTTCTTTCTCCTGACTTCGACTCCGAATCTTACATCTCTGAGCTGCGAACCTTCGTCCCCTTCGACACGCTCCGCTCAGAGCTGAACAGCTACCTCTCCTCCCTCAACCACGAGCTCATCGATCTCATCAACCGCGACTATGCTGACTTTGTTAACCTCAGTACCAAGCTCGTCGACGTCGACGCTGCCGTCGTTCGCATGCGTGCGCCGCTCGTTGAGCTCCGTGAGAAGATCGAGCAGTTCAGGGGATCCGTTGAGGTGTCCCTTGTCGCCATCAAGAACGGTTTGAAGCAGAGATCTGAGGCTGCCGCTGCTAGAGAGACTCTCGAGCTTCTTCTTGACACGTTTCACGTTGTTTCTAAG GTTGAAAAGCTGATAAAGGAGCTGCCTAGTGTACCCACTGATTGGTCGAATGGGGATGGAAGTTTGACAGACAAGAATTCCCTGAGCAATGGAGTTTCTGTGCAGCATGTTGAGAATGGAACAAGTGTTAGAGAGACCCAAAGCATGCTATTGGAGAGAATTGCTAGCGAGATGAACAGGCTAAAATTCTATGTTACACATGCAAag AACCTGCCTTTTATTGAGAATATGGAGAAGAGGATTCAAAATGCAAGCCAAATAGTGGATGCAAGCTTGGGACATTGCTTTGCCGATGGTCTGGAGCACCGGGATGCAACTGCAATCTACAATTGCTTACGTGCATATGCTGCTATTGATAACACCAAGAATGCAGAAGAACTCTTTCGAACCACTATTGTGGCTCCATTGATACAGAAGATTATACCACACGGGCCATCAGCTGTGGCTGCAGGCTCATCCGGAGATGAGCTTGATAATGATTATCAGCAAATTAAGGAGTGCATTGCTAAGGACTGTAAATTTTTATTGGACATTTCTTCAGCTG AAAATTCAGGTTTGCATGTCTTTGACTTCTTAGCCAATTCAATCCTCAAGGAGGTTCTCTCTTCCATTCAGAAGGGAAAACCAAGTGCATTTTCTCCTGGAAAACCAGCAGAATTCTTGAAGAATTACAAAGCAAGCTTAGACTTCTTGGCTTATCTAGAAG GCTACTGTCCGTCCAGATTGGCTGTTGCTAAATTTCGATCTGAAGCAATTTATATAGAGTTCATGAAGCAATGGAATATTGGAGTTTATTTCTCTCTGAG GTTTCAGGAAATAGCAAAGTCTTTAGATGATGTGCTTTCAACATCCAGTCTTGTCCCTTTGCAAGACACAGTCTCTGGCAAAGAAAATCGAGTTTTAACATTAAAACAAAGTGTTACACTGTTGGAGAGTATGAGATCATGCTGGAGAGAAGATGTTCTTGTCCTTTCTTGCTCTGACAAGTTCCTACGCCTATCCTTGCAGCTTCTTTCCAG ATACTCAAATTGGCTGTTGTCTGGACTGAATGCCCGCAAGAGCCATAGCACAAACACCAACACTGGGTTTCAATGGGCTGTTTCTGCTGCTATAGATGACTTTATTTAT GTAATTCATGATATAAGGTGTCTGGAAGAGCATGTTCGTGGAGATTACCTAGAGCACGTGCTTCAGCTTCTATCTTCATGCTCCCCTGATGTTCTTGAATCAGTAAGGCAGAGCATTTTACAAGGTGGTCAATCATTGAAATCTATAGAACCTTTAGTCACCAAAGCAGTAGTGGAGTCATTAGTGGAAAAGTCAGTTGAG GACTTGAGACAGATGAAGGGGATAACAGCAACCTACAGGATGACTAATAAACCTCTACCCGTGAAGCATTCACCCTATGTTGCAGGTGTATTACGTCCCCTAAAG GCTTTTTTGGACGGAGAGCGAGCTACAAGATATTTGACAAGTGAAAGCAGGGATGAAATACTTCTATCTGCTGCTACTGAGATCACTGATCGTTATTATGAATTAGCATCGGACCTTGTCAATGTG GCGAGAAAGACAGAATTTTCTCTCCAGAAAATTAGGCAGAGTGCACAAAGACGAGCCGGAGCAAGTTCAGATGTCTCAGATAACAATGTGTCTGACACCGGCAAAATTTGCATGCAGCTGTTCCTTGATATTCAG GAATATGCCAGTAACCTCTCCGCATTAGGGGTTGAAGCAGTCAAGATTGCATCCTACCGTTCATTATGGCAGTGTGTGGCTCCTGCTGATAAGCAAAATACAATTTAA